TGCAGCGAGCGGGTGAACTGCATGGCCAGATAGCCGTGCTGCTGGCTCGGGATGGAAATATCGGGCATCGGCCCTCCCCCTGACGGGGGAACCACGTTGCCATCGTCGTCAAAGATTTCGTGGACAAAGCCGGGCAGGGTGTCCAGATAGCTGCGCAGGCCACGGCTGACCTTTTCCGGCAAGGCCTGGTCGCGGGCCAGCCGGACCACGGCCTGCAGTGTCATGTGATCGCGGATGGTGCGGATGTCCAGTGGCGTGCTCTGGTTGTCGCGCTTCCAGGTCAGGGCTGGCATGATCGAGCTGATGAAGCCTACGGCGCGCTCTTTCCACATGGCGTTGTCACCGCCGGACTGGGGCATCAGGCTGACCAGCATGTTGGTCAGGTACGAGGCAGAACCCAGCGTGAAGGGGTTCAGGGTGTTGGTGGCCGCGCCCACATCACTGTTGCCGGTCATGTAGTTCAGGACCAGCAGGTCGTCGTCCCGTCCGAACCGGCGGGCCAGGGAGTACATGGCGGCGAACAGGTCCGTGTCCGCCTTTCCGTCGATATAGACGAACCCGGATCCCCAGGTCAGGCCATTGGAGACAAGGCCTTTCAGCCCCTCTGTTTTACCGGCGCCGGTGGTTCCCAGATACAGGATATGGGTTCTGGCATCGCTGTTGGTGACCCACAGTTCCTCGCCGCTGTCCTTGTCGATGCCCAGATACAGGATGCCTTCGGCTTTTTTATCGCCGGGCGGTGCGGCGTTGTTGGGATCGGGAATGCCGGCATAGGCGGGCATTTTCAGGGGCAGCTTGAACTCCCGCTTCCTGTACCACAGGAAATACAGGACGATGACCAGGGCGATCAGGTCCGCGAACATGTCCGGGCCGGGGATCAGGGCTGCCACAGCCCCCCCGCCCGCAAGCATGGTCATGGCATGGGATGTCTTGAGGTCGTCAAGGGCCCGCTGCAGCAGGGGGCGTGTATCCCTGAGCGTTTTCTTGTACTCGTGCTGGTAATTCCTGGCGACGGGCATGGCTCTATATCATTCCGGCATCATTGCTGTGGCGACCCCAGGATGTCATCCGCGCTCATGGGGACGCCAACGGGCTGTGGCGGCGGGGCAGCGGGCTGCGGCGTTCCGGGCAGTGTTCCGGGGGGAAGCGCCATGCCCCCGGTCTGCTCCCGCAGCATCTGCTGGATGAGGGCCTGGTTCAGGGCATCGCTGCCTGTCATTCCGGACTCTGCTGCCGGCGCAGGCGGGATCTGCATGGGCAGGGGCTGGACCGGTACGACCATCACAAAGGCGGCCAGAAGCACGAAAATCACAGCCAGGGCGGACAGGCTTGTGGCGGCGGCGATAGCAGCCATGCGCAGGGCCATCCGGCCTGTGGAGGGACCAGGGCAGCGCAGGGCACATGACAGGCGGCAAAAGATTTTTTCCGCAGCCTTCCGGTCACGGAAGCGGGCAATCTCGACGGTTTCAGGAGCGGAGCCTGTTTCCCGGACGCTGGCTGACAGGATCCAGTGACTGCCGTCATCCCGAAGCTCCATGTCCAGAAGCCGACTCCAGCCGATGTTGAAAACCAGGGTGCGGGACGTCCCTTCATGGCAGACGGTGACAACAAACTGGTTGCCCGAAACGCGGCCCCTGACGCACCCTGAAGAATTCCTGCCCACTGCACATACTCCTGTGAATCTGCGGGATTATGATCCCGAAAGGTTAATTTTTCGTTTTTGAACGGCCCTGTTTTCCTTCGTCCAGCGGTGGCACAGCCGGTCTGGTTTCGGAAAAATATGTGACAAGTGAATCAATAGCCGGTTCCACCCGCGGGATGGCCAGCGGGCGGCGGGCTTCCGTCTCGGCCATGAAGTGGGCCATGGATGCCGCAGCCTCGGTATGAAAAGACTGGCGCCCCAGGTTGTTCAGGGCATACCACAGTTTCCGGTCCACACCCCGCAGCCACAGGAAGCTGGCCGAAGCCAGAACACCCCCGTTTTCCCGGGCCTTTTTCAGAACCCCGAGCATGGCTGTGGTGAACCAGCCGTGGCGTTCGGCCACTTTCAGGGCTTCCCCGCCTGTTCCCGGGCTGCCCAGGACAGCGTCAATCTCCTTTGTGACCCCGGGGGGCAGCTGCAGCCCCTTTTCAGGAGACCAGGATGCGGCAATCTTTCCAAGAAGGTCGTCTGATTCCTGCCGCTTGCGGGCAATCTTGAGGGCAAAGGCCGCCAGAAGGGCCCGGGCGTACGGTGGCAGACTGTCAGCGCCTGTCCACCGGGCGCCCAGCTGGGTCAGGCAGGCGCGGCGCGCAGAATCCCGGTCGGGAATGTTGTTGATCAGGGAAATGCGGTTTGCGGCCACCCATTCCTCGGGGGAAAGAGCCTCGGCAAACAGAGGCAGTGTGGCCGGAATAGCCTGACCAGTGAAGCGGGCACTGGCCTGCGTGGGATTGAACTTCAGCAGGGGGGAGATCACCGGCCAGAACCTTGACTGGGCCCGGATCAGGGTTTCCAGGTTGTATTTGTGTCTGAACCGGGTGTCTGGTGCGCGCAGGGTCACGAAGATTGCGATGCCTGCCAGAAGGGCGGCAAAGAACCATTTCATATAATACATGACGGTTTTTGACAGGATGGCGGCCTGGGGCCATTCCACAACCGGCTGGGCCGAGGCCAGAAGGCGCAGGTTGCGCAGCTGGACGCTTCCCGTGATCTGTTCGATCACCCACAACTCGCCCACGCGCACCCACCGCAGGCCACTCAGGATATGGGCTCCCAGAAAATGCCATATGGCCCATGTGAGGCCGCAGAGCAGCACTGTCACCAGAAGGACCAGCATGAAAGGGTCGTTGTTGTTGTTTCCCTGGGACACGCTCTGCCACTCCCCCTGAAACCCTGACGGAACATGATCCGCCGGCCATACTGTAACCCGTGAAGTATACCTCTTCCTGGATTGTATTGCCAGAAATTACATGCTGCAACCGGTGTTTCGACATCCTGCCACGCAGACAGGTCCATTTATGCTGTTGGCAAACAGGCTGAAAGGGGATAGGCTGACAAGTGTTCCAAACCTGCCAGCTGTGTTCGAAAACAGCGGCCACAATATCAGCAGGAGTTCAAGCCGTGCGCCACATCCTTTCCGCCCTTGCCGTTCTGGTGGTCTTTCTTGCTCCTGCCGTGGTCCGGGCCCAGGATCCCATGCCCCAGACGTCGAATCTGAATATTGTTCCGTTTGGTGACACCGAATACTGGACCCTTAAGGCCGTCCATTCCAGAAACAGCAATCTGAAACTGATCTGCACCATGACCAGCAAGCAGGCCGATGGCCAGAGCATCACCATGACCTGGGACGGAAAATCCGTAATGATGACAGTCTCCCGCCGGGTCCAGCCCCGCAGTGTGAACGTGACAGTCTCTTCCCAGGGTCAGCAGCTGGCCAGCGGCGGCGCCACAGTTTCCTCGCTGCAGGTTATCAGGGACATAACCATTCCTGGTCCGGATCCCCTGTCCACCCTTCGTGACAGGAATGTCATGGATCTGACAGTTGCCGGCGAAAATCAGCCTCTTCAGCTTGTCCTGAGCGGCATGGGGCCGGCTACAGACCGGCTGCGGGAGTGCATGCAATAGGCGTGCGGACAATCAAACGGATAATGGCCATCTGACCTCGGCTTTCCGGACTTC
The sequence above is drawn from the Pseudomonadota bacterium genome and encodes:
- a CDS encoding type IV secretion protein IcmO, which produces MPVARNYQHEYKKTLRDTRPLLQRALDDLKTSHAMTMLAGGGAVAALIPGPDMFADLIALVIVLYFLWYRKREFKLPLKMPAYAGIPDPNNAAPPGDKKAEGILYLGIDKDSGEELWVTNSDARTHILYLGTTGAGKTEGLKGLVSNGLTWGSGFVYIDGKADTDLFAAMYSLARRFGRDDDLLVLNYMTGNSDVGAATNTLNPFTLGSASYLTNMLVSLMPQSGGDNAMWKERAVGFISSIMPALTWKRDNQSTPLDIRTIRDHMTLQAVVRLARDQALPEKVSRGLRSYLDTLPGFVHEIFDDDGNVVPPSGGGPMPDISIPSQQHGYLAMQFTRSL